In Haemophilus parainfluenzae, one genomic interval encodes:
- a CDS encoding YqcC family protein, translating into MRNQTKLHLQQLQLAMQKLDLWQVTPPAQDAFLSQEPFAIDTMSPEEWLQWIFIPRMFALLESGADLPSQIAVSPYLEEAFKEAEEDFLVELLTPLRELEALLQNQ; encoded by the coding sequence ATGCGTAATCAAACAAAACTTCATCTTCAACAATTACAGCTTGCTATGCAAAAGCTTGATTTATGGCAAGTCACGCCTCCTGCACAAGACGCTTTTTTAAGCCAGGAGCCTTTTGCGATTGATACCATGTCGCCAGAAGAGTGGTTGCAATGGATTTTTATCCCAAGAATGTTCGCATTACTTGAAAGCGGGGCTGATTTGCCTTCACAAATTGCGGTATCCCCTTATTTAGAGGAAGCATTTAAAGAAGCAGAAGAAGATTTTTTAGTGGAATTATTAACACCATTACGTGAATTAGAAGCCTTATTACAAAATCAATAA
- the cspD gene encoding cold shock domain-containing protein CspD — protein MEIGVVKWFNNAKGFGFISAEGVDTDIFAHYSAIEMDGYRSLKAGQRVQFEVIHGDKGSHATKIIPIAE, from the coding sequence ATGGAAATTGGTGTAGTAAAATGGTTTAACAACGCAAAAGGATTTGGGTTTATTTCTGCAGAAGGCGTGGATACAGACATTTTTGCACATTATTCAGCGATTGAAATGGATGGTTACCGTTCATTAAAAGCAGGTCAACGTGTGCAATTTGAAGTGATTCACGGCGACAAAGGATCTCACGCCACAAAAATTATTCCGATTGCGGAATAG
- the rsxD gene encoding electron transport complex subunit RsxD, whose amino-acid sequence MFKKMESSPHTHSGKLTARIMLWVIAAMLPALLTQIYYFGMGVLVQSALAISFALVLEFIVTKLRNKPNLVYISDFSVVLTALILAMAIPPYAPYWVILIGTLSAVILGKHVYGGLGQNPFNPAMVGYVVLLISFPLQMTSWMPPISLLNEPPTFADSLSLIFTGLTTDGFSLSQLVHSIDGITQATPLDSAKIFYNLHQGDESVFHDFVKLPILLQNGTDFAEGWWQVNLAFMLGGIVLILKKKIHWQIPASMLVTFVTLATITAMSGHHHLSMISQLFSGAMMFGAFFIATDPVTASITPRGKLVFGTLVGLLVYLIRYFGNYPDGVAFAILLSNIGVPLIDHYTRPRVAGHFAKGSK is encoded by the coding sequence ATGTTTAAGAAAATGGAGAGTTCGCCTCATACCCATTCAGGCAAATTAACCGCCCGTATTATGTTATGGGTGATTGCAGCCATGCTGCCTGCTCTGCTCACGCAGATTTATTATTTTGGAATGGGTGTTTTGGTGCAATCCGCTTTGGCTATTTCTTTCGCATTAGTGCTTGAGTTTATTGTGACCAAATTGCGCAATAAGCCAAACCTGGTCTATATTTCAGATTTTAGTGTGGTGCTTACTGCCTTAATTTTAGCGATGGCGATTCCGCCTTATGCACCTTATTGGGTGATTTTAATTGGTACGCTTTCCGCTGTTATTCTAGGCAAACACGTTTACGGTGGCTTGGGACAAAACCCATTTAATCCGGCAATGGTGGGTTATGTGGTGCTATTGATTTCTTTCCCACTACAAATGACAAGTTGGATGCCACCGATTTCATTATTGAATGAACCCCCAACATTTGCGGATTCTCTTTCTTTAATTTTCACAGGCTTAACCACTGACGGTTTTAGCTTAAGCCAACTTGTCCATTCCATTGATGGAATTACACAAGCGACGCCATTAGACAGTGCTAAAATCTTTTATAACTTGCATCAGGGCGATGAAAGCGTATTCCATGATTTTGTAAAATTACCAATTTTATTACAAAACGGAACTGACTTTGCTGAAGGTTGGTGGCAAGTTAATCTTGCCTTTATGCTTGGTGGGATTGTATTAATCTTAAAGAAAAAAATTCACTGGCAAATTCCCGCTTCAATGCTCGTGACCTTTGTGACCTTAGCAACAATCACTGCGATGTCAGGTCATCATCATTTAAGTATGATTAGCCAGCTCTTTAGCGGTGCCATGATGTTTGGCGCGTTCTTTATTGCGACTGACCCTGTCACAGCTTCAATTACACCTCGTGGTAAGCTTGTATTTGGTACTTTGGTCGGATTATTGGTTTACCTCATTCGTTACTTTGGAAACTACCCTGACGGCGTGGCATTTGCGATTTTGTTAAGTAATATTGGTGTACCACTTATCGATCACTATACCCGCCCTCGTGTAGCGGGACACTTTGCAAAAGGGAGTAAATAA
- a CDS encoding electron transport complex subunit E encodes MTDLTEKTTALDEQSAVENSEEITQTPSVWKEIFIQGVWKNNSTLVQLLGLCPLLAVSSTATNALGLGLATMLVLTCTNTVVSLFRKQIPHDIRIPIYVMIIATTVTVVQLLMNAYTYTLYQALGIFIPLIVTNCIVIGRAEAFASKNSVAHAAWDGFSMGLGMALSITVLGALREILGQGTLFEGIENLFGQGAKFLTLHIYQTDSSFLLFILPPGAFIGLGILLAIKNRIDMKK; translated from the coding sequence ATGACTGATTTAACCGAAAAAACGACCGCACTTGATGAGCAAAGTGCGGTTGAAAATTCAGAAGAAATAACGCAAACGCCTTCTGTTTGGAAAGAAATCTTTATTCAGGGCGTATGGAAAAACAACTCAACCCTCGTGCAATTATTGGGGCTTTGTCCGCTCTTAGCTGTTTCGAGTACTGCAACAAATGCCTTAGGTTTAGGGCTTGCGACTATGTTGGTTTTAACTTGCACCAATACAGTTGTTTCGCTCTTTCGTAAGCAAATTCCTCATGATATTCGCATTCCAATTTATGTGATGATTATTGCGACCACTGTAACCGTGGTGCAATTATTGATGAATGCTTACACCTATACACTCTATCAAGCACTCGGGATTTTTATTCCTTTAATCGTGACCAATTGTATTGTGATTGGTCGTGCAGAAGCCTTTGCCTCTAAAAATAGCGTTGCACATGCTGCCTGGGATGGTTTTTCAATGGGATTAGGCATGGCATTAAGTATCACCGTATTAGGTGCGTTACGTGAAATCTTAGGTCAAGGTACCCTTTTTGAGGGCATTGAAAACTTATTTGGCCAAGGTGCGAAATTCCTTACATTACATATTTACCAAACGGATAGCAGCTTTTTACTCTTTATTCTTCCGCCAGGTGCATTT
- a CDS encoding YoaH family protein, protein MLDINLTHEQQQKAVEQIQELMAQGISSGEAIQIVAKALREIHQKDEKETSDNK, encoded by the coding sequence ATGTTAGATATTAATTTAACCCATGAACAACAACAAAAAGCAGTAGAACAAATTCAGGAATTAATGGCACAAGGAATTAGTAGCGGTGAAGCAATTCAAATTGTGGCAAAAGCATTACGTGAAATTCATCAAAAAGATGAGAAAGAGACTTCTGATAATAAATAA
- the rsxG gene encoding electron transport complex subunit RsxG, with protein sequence MGIFKVTSRFGLLLGFIALLCTAVSAGIYMLTKDKIDEAMAEHQKALLLQVIPQNYFNNSLLESVETPDQDKLKGIQKVYFAIKDHVPTAYAYETTAPDGYSGNIRLLVGMTPKGEVLGVRVIEHHETPGLGDKIELRISDWILSFTNQVIVPESLKDWAVKKDGGKFDQFSGATITPRAIVNQVKRSALVMLENEALLNEMAKKYAQ encoded by the coding sequence ATGGGTATTTTTAAAGTCACCTCCCGTTTTGGTCTTTTATTAGGTTTCATCGCATTGCTTTGTACAGCAGTTTCTGCGGGCATTTATATGCTAACAAAAGATAAAATTGATGAAGCCATGGCTGAACACCAAAAAGCCTTATTGCTCCAAGTAATCCCTCAAAATTACTTTAATAATAGCTTGCTTGAAAGTGTGGAGACGCCTGATCAAGATAAACTCAAAGGTATTCAAAAAGTCTATTTTGCGATCAAAGATCATGTGCCAACAGCCTATGCTTATGAAACCACTGCGCCAGATGGTTATTCAGGGAATATCCGTTTATTAGTGGGGATGACACCAAAAGGTGAAGTTTTAGGTGTGCGTGTCATCGAACATCATGAAACCCCAGGATTGGGCGATAAAATCGAACTTCGCATTTCTGACTGGATTTTGAGTTTTACGAACCAAGTTATCGTACCGGAAAGCCTAAAAGATTGGGCGGTCAAAAAAGATGGCGGTAAATTTGATCAATTTTCTGGCGCAACCATTACGCCACGCGCGATTGTGAATCAAGTAAAACGCTCTGCTCTCGTGATGCTTGAAAATGAAGCATTACTCAACGAGATGGCAAAAAAATACGCGCAATAG
- the rsxA gene encoding electron transport complex subunit RsxA: MTHYILLIISTALINNFVLVKFLGLCPFMGVSKKIETAIGMGLATTFVLTVASLCSYLIDNYILMPLNATFLRTLVFILVIAVVVQFTEMVINKTSPSLYRLLGIFLPLITTNCAVLGVALLNVNLAHNLTESVIYGFGASLGFGLVLVLFAALRERLVAADVPITFRGSSIALITAGLMSLAFMGFAGLVK; the protein is encoded by the coding sequence ATGACACATTACATTCTACTCATTATCAGCACCGCATTAATCAATAACTTTGTTTTGGTCAAATTCTTAGGACTTTGTCCATTTATGGGCGTGTCCAAAAAGATTGAAACGGCGATTGGTATGGGGCTTGCTACGACATTTGTATTAACTGTAGCATCACTGTGTTCTTATTTAATCGATAATTATATTTTAATGCCGCTAAACGCCACATTCTTGCGCACGTTAGTCTTCATTTTAGTGATTGCCGTTGTGGTTCAATTTACCGAAATGGTGATCAATAAAACAAGCCCATCTCTTTATCGCTTATTAGGGATTTTCTTACCGCTGATTACCACAAACTGTGCAGTACTTGGTGTGGCATTATTAAACGTGAATTTGGCACACAATTTAACAGAATCTGTTATTTATGGTTTTGGTGCGTCTTTAGGTTTCGGGTTAGTTTTAGTTTTATTTGCGGCCTTACGTGAACGTTTAGTTGCTGCAGATGTACCCATTACGTTTCGTGGCTCGTCTATTGCGTTAATTACGGCCGGTTTGATGTCTCTTGCCTTTATGGGCTTCGCCGGGTTAGTAAAATGA
- the rsxC gene encoding electron transport complex subunit RsxC, producing MADVLTRFKSGKIWDFKGGIHPPEMKSQSNQSPIQQSELAHDFYVPIKQHAGSAGNVLVKEGDYVLKGQPLTQGDGLRTLPVHAPTSGTVKFIGEHVAPHPSGLTEDMIHIQADGLDKWREQFPLEEFFTQPVEQLIDRIYQAGVAGLGGAVFPTAAKIQSAEKKVKLLIINGAECEPYITCDDRLMRDYTDEMIEGIRILRYILRPEKVVIAVEDNKPEAIQAIQQSLHGANDIELRVIPTKYPSGAAKQLIYLLTGMEVPSGGRSYDIGVLMHNVGTAFAIKRAVINDEPLIERVVTLTGDKISEKGNYWVRLGTPVDHLLAQVGYQYDERFPVFAGGPMMGLQLSDLNAPVTKLINCLLAPDHFEYGEPEPEQSCIRCSACSDACPVNLMPQQLYWYARSEDHQKSEEYSLKDCIECGVCAYVCPSHIPLIQYFRQEKAKIWEIKEKAKKAEEAKIRFEAKQARMEREEQERKARSQRAAEARREELAKQKGEDPVKAALERLKIKQAGSAANKETKTIVSEKGEILPDNHELMEQRKARRLAKQQAQADTGTVTDATTSQTDEKEAKKAAVAAALARAKAKKAAAQGETVAINATESVVEKTDENPTVLDPKKAAIAAAIARAKAKKAAAQSEAVTTNETESTVEKTDENPTALDPKKAAIAAAIARAKAKKAAAQSEAVTTNETESTVEKTDENPTALDPKKAAVAAAIARAKAKKAAAQSEAVTTNETESAVEKTDENPTALDPKKAAIAAAIARAKAKKAAAEAAKETE from the coding sequence ATGGCTGATGTATTAACGAGATTTAAATCCGGCAAGATTTGGGATTTTAAAGGCGGTATTCATCCACCTGAAATGAAATCTCAATCAAACCAGTCCCCAATTCAGCAATCAGAACTTGCTCATGACTTTTATGTCCCCATTAAACAGCATGCTGGTTCTGCGGGTAATGTATTAGTTAAAGAAGGTGATTATGTCCTTAAAGGCCAACCTCTAACACAAGGTGATGGCTTAAGAACCTTGCCTGTTCATGCTCCTACTTCTGGTACGGTAAAATTTATCGGAGAACACGTCGCACCGCATCCTTCTGGTTTAACCGAGGACATGATTCATATTCAAGCGGATGGTTTGGATAAATGGCGTGAGCAATTTCCACTTGAAGAATTTTTCACACAACCTGTCGAACAACTTATTGATCGTATTTACCAAGCGGGGGTTGCTGGTTTAGGTGGTGCAGTATTCCCGACTGCCGCCAAAATCCAATCGGCTGAAAAGAAAGTTAAACTCTTAATTATTAACGGCGCAGAATGTGAACCCTATATTACCTGTGATGACCGCTTAATGCGCGATTACACGGATGAAATGATCGAAGGGATTCGTATCTTACGTTATATCCTACGCCCTGAAAAAGTGGTGATTGCAGTTGAAGACAATAAACCTGAGGCGATTCAGGCTATTCAACAATCACTACATGGTGCAAATGACATTGAATTGCGCGTTATTCCGACTAAATATCCATCCGGTGCAGCCAAACAGCTGATTTATTTGCTTACCGGCATGGAAGTACCAAGTGGCGGACGTTCTTACGATATTGGCGTATTAATGCATAATGTCGGCACAGCTTTTGCGATCAAAAGAGCGGTCATTAATGACGAACCCTTAATTGAGCGTGTTGTTACGCTTACGGGTGATAAAATTTCCGAGAAAGGCAACTACTGGGTTCGCTTAGGTACACCAGTTGACCACTTATTAGCGCAAGTTGGCTATCAATATGACGAACGTTTTCCTGTTTTCGCAGGTGGACCGATGATGGGATTGCAACTTTCAGATCTCAATGCGCCTGTCACAAAATTGATTAACTGCTTGTTGGCGCCAGATCATTTTGAATATGGTGAACCCGAACCGGAGCAATCTTGTATCCGCTGCTCTGCTTGTTCCGATGCCTGCCCTGTTAATTTAATGCCACAGCAACTTTATTGGTATGCTCGCAGTGAAGATCACCAAAAATCTGAAGAATACAGCTTAAAAGATTGTATTGAATGTGGCGTGTGTGCTTATGTTTGCCCAAGCCATATTCCGCTTATTCAATATTTCCGACAAGAAAAAGCTAAAATTTGGGAAATTAAAGAAAAAGCGAAAAAAGCTGAAGAAGCCAAAATCCGTTTTGAAGCAAAACAAGCTCGTATGGAGCGTGAAGAACAAGAGCGTAAAGCTCGTTCACAACGTGCTGCAGAAGCTCGCCGTGAAGAACTTGCAAAACAAAAAGGTGAAGACCCTGTTAAAGCAGCATTAGAACGCTTGAAAATAAAACAAGCGGGTTCAGCAGCAAATAAAGAAACAAAAACTATTGTATCTGAGAAAGGTGAAATCTTACCGGATAACCATGAGCTTATGGAGCAACGTAAAGCTCGCCGTCTTGCTAAACAACAAGCGCAAGCAGATACAGGCACTGTGACAGATGCAACAACGTCACAAACTGACGAAAAAGAGGCGAAGAAAGCAGCTGTTGCTGCAGCTCTAGCAAGAGCGAAAGCCAAGAAAGCTGCCGCTCAAGGTGAAACAGTTGCGATAAATGCAACTGAAAGCGTGGTCGAAAAAACAGATGAAAATCCAACCGTACTTGATCCGAAAAAAGCCGCTATCGCAGCAGCCATTGCGAGAGCCAAAGCTAAGAAAGCTGCCGCTCAAAGTGAAGCAGTTACAACAAATGAAACTGAAAGCACGGTAGAAAAAACAGATGAAAATCCAACTGCACTTGATCCGAAAAAAGCCGCTATCGCAGCAGCCATTGCGAGAGCTAAAGCTAAGAAAGCTGCCGCTCAAAGTGAAGCAGTTACAACAAATGAAACTGAAAGCACGGTAGAAAAAACAGATGAAAATCCAACTGCACTTGACCCGAAAAAAGCCGCGGTAGCTGCAGCCATTGCGAGAGCTAAAGCCAAGAAAGCTGCCGCTCAAAGTGAAGCAGTTACAACAAATGAAACTGAAAGTGCGGTCGAAAAAACGGATGAAAACCCAACCGCACTTGATCCGAAAAAAGCCGCTATCGCAGCAGCCATAGCAAGAGCTAAAGCAAAAAAAGCGGCTGCTGAAGCGGCCAAAGAAACAGAATAA
- the yccS gene encoding YccS family putative transporter encodes MNQWLNAKIIASIPIFIAVNIAAFGVWFFDISTQSMPLILGIIAGGLVDLDNRLTGRLKNIFYTLIAFSISTFIVQLNIGQPIQYVLLMTIITFLFTMVGAVGERYRTIAFGTLVVAIYTTLTYAPDNSASWFINPVMILLGTLLYSIVTIIVYLFFPNRPVQESVAKAFCALGNYLDAKSEFFDPDEIDEIEKKHLNFAMKNTNVVDAFNQARTALFYRIRGQHRHARTQRMIRYYFAAQDIHERANSTHFDYRQIAEQLKNTDLIFRIQRLLELQAQACHDITVCLRQNTPYHYNIRVEKALMGTIQSFELYSKEHAEQNNVLLALQTLIDNLKSINWQLRQLEQETSENDQTAQIHTEQITGLKNILSVIGSNFTFESPLFRHAIRLSIVVFLCCSIVEFFQFNLGYWILLTAVFVCQPNYSATKVRLRQRIVGTILGVIIGSLLPYLNPTLEMKLGLMVVTSTLFFFFRSNNYSFSTFFITLQVLISFDVMGFDTQAALFPRLIDTVLGSVIAWFAVSYLWPDWKYLQLDKVSRQAIQSDAQYLLHIISQLQFGKSDDLKYRIARRNAHQYAAALSTTLSNMNNEPKKYQAYLQEGFDLLKMNYSLLSYISALGAYRYKMTQLQQTTEFLADFYPVAKKVLYTLENIEKLRPEIFAKLQGNIEQSLKEIQLDDNQTKADMAFALPYQQLNLISQLLPQLYRYFQHSQKEPTSK; translated from the coding sequence ATGAACCAATGGCTTAATGCAAAAATAATCGCTTCAATACCTATTTTTATTGCAGTGAATATTGCAGCGTTCGGCGTCTGGTTTTTTGATATTTCTACGCAATCTATGCCCTTAATTTTAGGGATTATTGCAGGCGGTTTAGTGGATTTAGATAATCGCCTCACTGGACGATTAAAAAATATCTTTTACACATTAATTGCCTTTTCTATTTCAACCTTCATCGTTCAGCTTAATATTGGTCAACCCATCCAATATGTATTGTTGATGACCATCATCACTTTTTTATTTACGATGGTTGGCGCTGTAGGTGAACGTTATCGCACTATTGCTTTTGGTACACTGGTGGTAGCCATTTATACTACCCTCACTTATGCACCGGATAATTCTGCAAGTTGGTTTATTAATCCTGTAATGATTTTATTAGGCACCTTGCTCTATAGCATTGTGACCATCATCGTTTACCTCTTTTTCCCAAACCGCCCTGTGCAAGAGAGTGTCGCGAAAGCTTTTTGTGCTTTAGGCAATTATCTAGATGCCAAATCAGAGTTTTTTGATCCTGATGAAATTGATGAAATCGAGAAAAAACACCTCAATTTTGCGATGAAAAACACCAATGTGGTGGATGCCTTTAACCAAGCCAGAACAGCACTTTTCTATCGTATTCGTGGACAACATCGTCATGCTCGTACACAACGTATGATTCGCTATTATTTTGCGGCGCAAGACATTCATGAGCGTGCAAATTCTACACATTTTGATTATCGACAAATTGCAGAGCAACTCAAAAACACAGATTTAATTTTCCGCATTCAGCGCTTGCTCGAATTACAAGCGCAAGCTTGTCATGATATTACGGTTTGTCTGCGTCAAAATACGCCTTATCACTATAATATTCGCGTAGAAAAAGCATTAATGGGCACAATTCAATCTTTTGAGCTTTATAGCAAAGAACACGCTGAACAAAACAATGTTTTGCTCGCCCTTCAAACACTGATTGATAACCTGAAAAGTATTAACTGGCAATTGCGTCAGCTTGAACAAGAAACCAGTGAAAATGATCAAACGGCACAAATCCATACAGAGCAAATCACAGGATTAAAAAATATTCTGTCTGTTATCGGAAGTAATTTTACCTTTGAATCACCACTTTTCCGTCATGCTATACGTTTGTCTATCGTGGTGTTTTTATGTTGCTCCATTGTTGAATTTTTCCAATTTAATTTGGGGTACTGGATTTTACTTACAGCCGTATTTGTGTGTCAACCAAACTATTCGGCGACGAAAGTGCGATTACGTCAGCGTATTGTAGGCACAATTTTAGGGGTAATTATTGGCTCCTTATTGCCTTACCTCAATCCTACATTAGAGATGAAACTTGGCTTAATGGTAGTGACCAGTACGCTCTTTTTCTTCTTCCGAAGTAATAATTACAGTTTCTCCACGTTCTTTATTACGCTGCAAGTGTTGATCAGCTTTGATGTGATGGGATTTGATACTCAGGCGGCGCTCTTCCCTCGTCTCATTGATACCGTATTAGGTTCAGTCATTGCATGGTTTGCGGTTTCTTATTTATGGCCGGATTGGAAATATCTGCAACTCGATAAAGTGAGTCGCCAAGCGATTCAAAGTGATGCACAATATTTATTGCACATCATCAGCCAACTACAATTTGGTAAAAGCGATGATTTGAAATACCGTATTGCACGCCGTAATGCTCATCAATATGCGGCAGCATTGAGTACAACGCTTTCCAATATGAATAATGAGCCGAAGAAATATCAAGCCTATTTGCAGGAAGGTTTTGACCTGCTAAAAATGAATTATTCTCTGTTGAGTTATATTTCTGCTTTAGGGGCATATCGCTATAAAATGACGCAGTTACAGCAAACTACAGAATTTTTAGCAGACTTTTATCCTGTCGCGAAAAAGGTTTTATATACGCTGGAAAATATTGAAAAGCTTCGTCCTGAAATCTTTGCCAAATTACAAGGTAATATTGAGCAAAGCCTAAAAGAAATTCAGTTGGATGACAATCAAACTAAAGCAGATATGGCTTTTGCGTTACCATATCAGCAGCTTAACCTGATTTCTCAATTGCTGCCGCAGCTGTATCGCTATTTCCAACATAGCCAGAAAGAACCAACTAGCAAATAA
- the rsxB gene encoding electron transport complex subunit RsxB, which translates to MFILISVTVLALIFGAILGVASIKLKVKADPIVEKIDAILPQSQCGQCGYPGCKPYAEAIANGDVITKCVPGGRPTVVKIAEIMGVDVPAMDDVAEPEEMVAFINENMCIGCTKCIQACPVDAIIGTNKAMHTIIPDLCTGCELCVAPCPTDCISMIKVKKDIDNWDWKFDPKLVIPVVNTTEIEKKLVVGESESHG; encoded by the coding sequence ATGTTTATCTTAATTTCAGTAACCGTTCTCGCTTTAATTTTTGGTGCGATTTTAGGTGTTGCTTCGATTAAATTAAAAGTCAAAGCTGATCCTATCGTCGAAAAAATTGATGCCATCTTACCGCAAAGCCAATGTGGGCAATGCGGCTATCCTGGTTGCAAGCCTTATGCCGAAGCGATTGCCAATGGTGACGTTATCACAAAATGTGTGCCTGGCGGTCGTCCTACGGTAGTAAAAATTGCCGAAATCATGGGTGTTGATGTACCTGCAATGGATGATGTCGCTGAACCAGAAGAAATGGTTGCCTTTATTAATGAAAATATGTGTATTGGCTGTACTAAATGTATTCAAGCCTGCCCTGTTGATGCCATTATCGGTACAAACAAAGCCATGCATACTATTATTCCTGATCTCTGTACTGGATGTGAACTTTGTGTGGCACCTTGTCCGACAGATTGTATTTCCATGATTAAAGTGAAAAAAGATATTGATAATTGGGACTGGAAGTTTGATCCTAAATTAGTCATTCCGGTTGTAAATACCACAGAAATCGAGAAAAAATTAGTGGTTGGGGAGTCGGAATCACATGGCTGA
- a CDS encoding acylphosphatase, whose amino-acid sequence MAKRFVVYGRVQGVGFRYFTWKEAERIGIKGTVRNCVDGSVEIVAEGNDDQLQDFYNWLKVGPRTASVERVLEDNIENKRYPDFSIIHR is encoded by the coding sequence ATGGCAAAACGATTTGTCGTATATGGTCGAGTACAAGGGGTAGGATTTCGTTATTTTACTTGGAAAGAAGCAGAGAGAATTGGTATTAAAGGCACCGTAAGAAATTGTGTTGATGGAAGCGTGGAAATCGTAGCCGAAGGTAATGACGATCAACTACAGGATTTTTATAATTGGTTAAAAGTCGGCCCAAGAACCGCAAGTGTTGAACGAGTTTTAGAGGATAATATTGAAAATAAACGCTATCCTGACTTTTCTATTATTCACCGTTAA
- the truC gene encoding tRNA pseudouridine(65) synthase TruC, translating into MLEILYQDEYLVAVNKPAGMLVHRSWLDTHETQFVMQTLRDQIGQHVFPIHRLDRPTSGVLLFALNSEIANLMCQQFEQKTVQKSYLAIVRGYLQGEGRIDYPLKIQLDKIADKFAQEDKAPQEAVTDYEGLKIVEMPYAVGRYQTTRYSLVKLIPQTGRKHQLRRHMKHIFHPILGDTQYGDLHQNRALTEYSGCQRLFLHADTLIFEHPIHFTKIEIKAGLDEQWRHVMELFNWSI; encoded by the coding sequence ATGTTAGAAATTTTATATCAAGATGAATATCTTGTCGCCGTCAATAAACCAGCAGGCATGTTGGTGCATCGTAGTTGGCTTGATACTCATGAAACGCAATTTGTGATGCAAACCTTGCGAGATCAAATCGGGCAGCATGTTTTTCCTATTCATCGATTAGATCGCCCAACATCAGGTGTATTGCTATTTGCCTTAAATAGTGAAATAGCAAATTTAATGTGTCAGCAATTTGAACAGAAAACGGTGCAAAAATCTTATTTAGCGATTGTGCGAGGTTATTTGCAAGGCGAAGGACGGATTGATTACCCCCTTAAAATCCAATTAGATAAGATCGCCGATAAATTTGCGCAAGAAGATAAAGCGCCTCAAGAGGCGGTGACGGATTATGAAGGCTTAAAAATTGTGGAAATGCCTTATGCGGTTGGGCGTTATCAAACCACGAGATATTCATTAGTGAAGCTAATTCCCCAAACGGGCAGAAAACATCAGTTACGACGTCACATGAAGCATATCTTTCATCCTATTTTAGGTGATACACAATATGGTGATTTACATCAAAATCGTGCTTTAACTGAATATTCTGGCTGTCAGCGTTTATTTTTACACGCAGATACACTTATTTTTGAGCATCCTATTCATTTTACCAAAATAGAAATTAAGGCTGGTTTAGATGAACAATGGAGGCACGTGATGGAATTATTTAATTGGTCAATTTAA
- a CDS encoding curli polymerization inhibitor CsgI-related protein, with the protein MKLCKFALGVVALAVSTSSLAGMVTTSSNLEFLAINGQKASKSILKEKKSFNAEANQTQQVVVRLGEIVGSGSSQALFESNPIIVTFQSPADDVVVSAEKIRSKEDGEKFNAQPQITVKTKSGNLIDAKIDTLKQEGLFPAANIVNDLAEYNASNAPAAVSALAAPAVGMMPAASGKAAKGKVVVQGENVAEQQLQYWFQQADKETQTRFLNWAKKQK; encoded by the coding sequence ATGAAATTATGTAAGTTTGCTTTAGGTGTTGTCGCGCTTGCTGTCAGTACGAGTAGCTTAGCTGGCATGGTAACCACTTCATCAAACCTTGAATTTCTTGCTATCAACGGCCAAAAAGCTAGCAAATCCATTCTAAAAGAAAAAAAATCATTCAACGCTGAAGCAAACCAAACCCAACAAGTTGTTGTTCGTTTAGGCGAAATCGTAGGCTCTGGCTCTAGCCAAGCGCTTTTTGAATCTAACCCAATTATTGTGACTTTCCAAAGTCCTGCTGATGATGTTGTGGTATCTGCAGAAAAAATTCGCTCCAAAGAAGATGGTGAGAAATTCAATGCTCAACCACAAATTACTGTTAAAACGAAATCAGGTAATTTGATTGATGCTAAAATCGATACTTTAAAACAAGAAGGTTTATTCCCAGCGGCTAATATTGTTAACGATTTAGCTGAATATAATGCATCAAATGCGCCAGCAGCAGTTTCTGCTTTAGCTGCTCCTGCAGTTGGAATGATGCCTGCAGCGTCAGGAAAAGCTGCGAAAGGCAAAGTTGTTGTACAAGGTGAAAACGTTGCTGAACAACAGTTACAATACTGGTTCCAACAAGCCGATAAAGAAACCCAAACTCGTTTCTTAAACTGGGCGAAAAAACAAAAATAA